The Streptomyces sp. NBC_01351 genome contains the following window.
CCGGTCGGGTTGACGAGCAGGCGGTAGCCCTCGGTCTGGAGCTTGATGCCGTCCTCCGCCAGCTGGGCCAGGACGTACTCGACCACGTGCTCCTGGACGTCGGGGGCCAGCAGCCCCTCCAGGTCGATGTCGGCGGCGTGCTGGGAGGAGACGACCACGGTGTCGAGGCGGACCGCCGTGTCACCGTCGTACTCGATGGTGACCTGGGTCTTTCCGTCCGGGCGCAGGTACGGCAGGGTGCCGTTCTTGCGGACCTCGGACAGCCGGCGGGAGAGCCGGTGCGCGAGGTGGATGGGGAGCGGCATCAGCTCGGGGGTCTCGTCGGTGGCGTAGCCGAACATCAGGCCCTGGTCGCCGGCGCCCTGCTTGTCGAGCTCGTCCTCGTCGCCCTCGACCCGGTTCTCGTAGGCGGTGTCGACGCCCTGGGCGATGTCGGGGGACTGTGCGCCGATGGAGATGGAAACTCCGCAGGAGGCGCCGTCAAAGCCCTTGGCCGAGGAGTCGTAGCCGATCTCCAGGACCTTCTCGCGGACGAGCTGCGCGATCGGCGCGTAGGCCTTGGTCGTGACCTCGCCCGCGATGTGCACGAGACCGGTGGTGATGAGGGTTTCCACGGCGACGCGCGAGGTGGGGTCCTGGGCGAGGAGGGCGTCGAGAATCGTGTCGCTGATCTGGTCGGCGATCTTGTCGGGGTGGCCCTCGGTCACGGACTCCGAGGTGAACAGACGGCGGGACATGTCACTCCTGGTGGGTTGGGACGGAGGGGACTGAGGGAGCTGAGGGGGCCGAGGGGTCTCGGGAGGCTGGGTGGGCTGGAGAGGCTGGGGAGGCGGAGGTGAAACCTGGGCCCCGCACCGCCGCCGTCAGCGCGCGGGCCAGCGTCCGCAGCGGGCCGGGCCCGCCCTCCGCGGCGCCGGCGATGGCGACCGGCGGCGGGCGCCAGCCGTGTGCGGCGACCCGCTCGGCGGCCTGCCGGGCGGTGCCGCCCGCGCCGGAGAAGCCGCCGAGCAGCACCGGTTCACCCCGGGCGAGCGAGGGCCGCAGGGCGCGCAGGCACCGGGCCGGGTCCTGGCCGTCGGGCAGGGTGCCCACGGTGGCAAGGGCCTGCGGGCCGTCGTAGAGCTCGGGGAGCCCGTCGTAGCAGCCGGGCGGCGAACCCGGCGGCGGGAGCAGGCAGATCGTGCCCGCCCCGGGGCGGGCGGCCGGCCGCAGGATCCGCGCCGGAGCGGGCGGCCGGGGCCGCACCTGCGGTACGGGTGCCCCGTCGAGCAGTTCCAGGGCCCCGGCCACGTCCGGCGCGGCCCGGCCCTCGGGCAGGGCGCTCAGCAGGAGGGCGGCCTGCGCGAGCAGCGCGGCCGCGTCGGTGTCCTCGAACCGGGCGCGGTCGTGCCCGCCGGTCAGGACCAGACCGCCTTCGGTGTCGTGGTGGGCGACGAGGGCGAACGGCACCGCGGCGTGCCCCTCGACCAGCTCGGGCGCGGTCACCCGTACGCCCTCTTCGGCGAGTTCGTCCACGACCGCGCCGAGGGCGGCGGCGCTCGCGGCGGCGCTCGCGGCCGTGCCCGGCTCGAAGACGACGAGGGATTCGACGAGCGGCGGAGCGTCCGCCGTGCCCTCGCGGCGGCCCGTCCACTCCTCGATCTGGCCGGCGGACACCCATTCGTACGCCGCGCGGTCCAGGGCGTGTCCGCTGAGCTCCTCCAGCAGCAGCGCCACCGGCATCGAGGCCCGTACGCGCACGGACAGCGGGAGGGAGCTGCGCAGCGTGCCGGAGAGCAGCTCGGCGCCGTCGAGGGCGATGCCCCGGCCGGAGACGGCCGCGGAGAAGGCGACGGACACCGGGTCGGCGAGCTCGGCGGGAGCGGCGGCCCGGTACAGCAGCAGCGCCCACACCGCGTGCAGGGCGGTCGACTCGGTGGCCCCGTGACCCGCCGCCCAGGCCCGCAGCCGTACGACCTCCGGCGGCGTGAGCCGCTCCCGGCTCCACCCGTGGCCGGACCGGACCGGGTCGGCCCCGGTCGCGGAGGGCAGGGCGGGGAGGGCGGGCAGGGTGACGGCGTCGGCCGGCGGGGCGGCCCGCGACCAGAACTCCCGGGCCGCCGAGGTGTCCTGGCGGGCGAGCCAGCGCGCGTGGTCGCGCACGTCGGGCCGGCGCTCGCCGCCCAGCGGCCGGCCGTCGGCGAGGTAGGCGCGCAGGAACGCCCGCAGCAGGCCGCGCACGCTGCGGCCGTCGAGGAAGGCGTGGTGGTAGGTGAGCAGGATCCGGGTGGCCCCGGGCGGCGCGCCCTCCTGCCCCAGCAGGATGCGCAGCTGCCCCGGCCGGCGCAGGTCGAACGCGCGCAGCCGCTCGCTCCGGACGAGGGTGTGCCAGTCGGCGCCGCCCGGGTCCTGGCGTGCGATCCGCGGCTCCACCCGCGGGTGGACGGCCATCGCGGGCAGCTCTCCCACGGGGTCGGCGAAGGCAGGGTCGACGAACGCGGGATCGGCGAACGCGGGATCGGCGAGCGCCGTGCGCAGGGCGGCGTCCGCGTCGTGGAGGGTCTGCCAGGCCGCGTCGAACCGCGCCGCGTCCAGCGGCCCGTACCAGCGCACCAGCAGCTGCCCGGCGTGGATCCCGGCGCCCGGGCGCTCCAGCGCGTCGAGCAGCAGGTCCCGTTGGAGGGGCGAGGCGGGTACGGGCAGCGGGC
Protein-coding sequences here:
- the metK gene encoding methionine adenosyltransferase, translating into MSRRLFTSESVTEGHPDKIADQISDTILDALLAQDPTSRVAVETLITTGLVHIAGEVTTKAYAPIAQLVREKVLEIGYDSSAKGFDGASCGVSISIGAQSPDIAQGVDTAYENRVEGDEDELDKQGAGDQGLMFGYATDETPELMPLPIHLAHRLSRRLSEVRKNGTLPYLRPDGKTQVTIEYDGDTAVRLDTVVVSSQHAADIDLEGLLAPDVQEHVVEYVLAQLAEDGIKLQTEGYRLLVNPTGRFEIGGPMGDAGLTGRKIIIDTYGGMARHGGGAFSGKDPSKVDRSAAYAMRWVAKNVVAAGLASRCEVQVAYAIGKAEPVGLFVETFGTEKTEISKIEDAIAEVFDLRPAAIIRDLDLLRPIYAQTAAYGHFGRELPDFTWERTDRADALKAAAAR
- a CDS encoding condensation domain-containing protein gives rise to the protein MSAARQSFRTGTGPRPLPVPASPLQRDLLLDALERPGAGIHAGQLLVRWYGPLDAARFDAAWQTLHDADAALRTALADPAFADPAFVDPAFADPVGELPAMAVHPRVEPRIARQDPGGADWHTLVRSERLRAFDLRRPGQLRILLGQEGAPPGATRILLTYHHAFLDGRSVRGLLRAFLRAYLADGRPLGGERRPDVRDHARWLARQDTSAAREFWSRAAPPADAVTLPALPALPSATGADPVRSGHGWSRERLTPPEVVRLRAWAAGHGATESTALHAVWALLLYRAAAPAELADPVSVAFSAAVSGRGIALDGAELLSGTLRSSLPLSVRVRASMPVALLLEELSGHALDRAAYEWVSAGQIEEWTGRREGTADAPPLVESLVVFEPGTAASAAASAAALGAVVDELAEEGVRVTAPELVEGHAAVPFALVAHHDTEGGLVLTGGHDRARFEDTDAAALLAQAALLLSALPEGRAAPDVAGALELLDGAPVPQVRPRPPAPARILRPAARPGAGTICLLPPPGSPPGCYDGLPELYDGPQALATVGTLPDGQDPARCLRALRPSLARGEPVLLGGFSGAGGTARQAAERVAAHGWRPPPVAIAGAAEGGPGPLRTLARALTAAVRGPGFTSASPASPAHPASRDPSAPSAPSVPSVPTHQE